A single Arachnia propionica DNA region contains:
- a CDS encoding alpha/beta hydrolase, which yields MLGSLGSLNGSLDRVVNDVSELMMATADASDGVWDVQTKVAECTSFVEQYPYLSIGEDGTVNCEEEQATTMEQAAPNGPGQTATRNADRQKNAQELRDLIKAAIDCAVEVDNDYLKRLNALANGTYVCAETAASDSQGLPDLPQAGWSATEVSVWWNALTEAERRKLIEKHPDAIRNLDGLPGGARDEANRNVLERETTAAENHQKSVQEKYDAEQKKIDAAHKWAVLTNSGNSAGVLIKPPNPFEEELKQANRRVSDLAKLNELAGVMEEDGSGGYATGADGKPRHHYQLLTLDVPEGYDKDVKAAVAVGDVDKASNVATMVPGIGNTARNGMDGMLNNAEALRTAAGADKTAVVAWIGYDTPPGLLESDSNGSQTDYMTPARADEAAPALNSFEEGLHASHQRQGVDPNLTVHAHSYGSLAAGTALMDTKTGVVDAAQLHGSPGARATDAHQWNVPYGHMYASANGHDYVAGLGPDNAFGNDFGPDPRYVPGVGKIASTSNGGHSDYWNNPEFMEDAAQITAGEDPSVNRADNAAAASVNARHSGQHH from the coding sequence ATGCTTGGTTCGTTGGGCTCGCTCAACGGGAGTCTTGACCGCGTCGTTAATGACGTCTCCGAGCTCATGATGGCAACGGCCGATGCCTCCGACGGGGTGTGGGACGTCCAGACCAAAGTGGCCGAGTGCACCTCCTTCGTGGAGCAATACCCCTACCTCAGCATAGGGGAGGACGGGACGGTGAACTGCGAGGAGGAGCAGGCGACCACCATGGAGCAGGCGGCCCCGAACGGACCCGGCCAGACGGCCACCAGAAACGCCGACCGGCAAAAGAACGCCCAAGAGCTGAGGGATTTGATCAAGGCCGCCATTGACTGCGCCGTCGAGGTCGACAACGACTACCTCAAGAGACTGAACGCCTTGGCCAACGGCACGTATGTGTGCGCGGAGACGGCGGCCAGCGACTCCCAGGGCCTGCCGGATCTCCCACAGGCCGGCTGGTCCGCAACTGAGGTGTCGGTCTGGTGGAATGCCCTGACCGAGGCGGAACGCAGAAAACTGATCGAGAAACACCCCGACGCAATCAGGAACCTCGACGGTCTCCCCGGAGGCGCCCGGGACGAGGCGAACCGAAACGTCCTGGAGAGAGAAACCACAGCCGCCGAGAATCACCAGAAGAGCGTCCAGGAAAAATACGATGCCGAGCAGAAGAAAATCGACGCAGCCCACAAGTGGGCGGTACTGACGAACTCCGGAAACAGTGCGGGTGTTCTGATCAAGCCGCCAAACCCCTTTGAGGAAGAATTGAAACAGGCCAATCGGCGGGTTTCCGATCTGGCCAAACTGAACGAACTCGCCGGTGTGATGGAGGAGGACGGTTCCGGCGGGTACGCGACGGGCGCCGACGGGAAACCCAGGCACCACTACCAGTTGCTCACCTTGGACGTGCCCGAGGGGTACGACAAGGACGTGAAAGCCGCCGTTGCCGTTGGCGACGTGGACAAGGCAAGCAACGTTGCCACCATGGTTCCCGGGATCGGAAACACGGCCAGGAACGGCATGGACGGGATGCTGAACAACGCCGAAGCGCTGCGTACTGCCGCCGGCGCCGACAAGACGGCCGTCGTCGCATGGATCGGCTACGACACCCCGCCGGGCCTCCTGGAGTCCGATTCCAACGGGAGCCAGACGGATTACATGACACCCGCGAGAGCGGACGAGGCGGCTCCGGCCCTCAACAGCTTCGAGGAAGGCCTCCACGCGTCGCACCAGAGGCAGGGCGTGGACCCCAACCTGACCGTTCACGCTCATTCCTACGGATCCCTCGCCGCCGGCACCGCCCTGATGGACACGAAGACGGGTGTCGTCGACGCCGCCCAGTTGCATGGATCCCCCGGGGCGCGAGCCACCGACGCGCACCAATGGAACGTTCCCTACGGTCACATGTATGCATCTGCCAACGGACATGATTATGTCGCGGGCTTAGGGCCCGACAATGCATTCGGGAATGATTTCGGACCGGACCCCCGGTATGTTCCCGGAGTGGGGAAAATCGCCTCGACCTCCAATGGCGGGCATTCCGACTACTGGAACAATCCCGAATTCATGGAAGATGCCGCCCAGATAACGGCGGGTGAGGATCCGTCCGTGAACCGCGCCGACAACGCGGCGGCGGCCTCTGTCAACGCCAGACATTCCGGACAACACCACTGA
- a CDS encoding ABC transporter ATP-binding protein: MTISGFFSSELKSVGEAAEPARAVVFVQGLHKWHGMFESLRGVDLEVTRGEVVVILGPDGAGKTTLMEILGGVRTPSSGVVKVFGEDPSCAGEAWHARTGTVLQMWRENSGWRVRDLLEYCAARYASIRTPGCPQPRPVGDVLELVRMTGSAVKRLGALHDGQRRRFDIAFSLITRPEILLLDEPTKDLGPAARGEFHEVIRYLATGEGMTIILTTRDLAEAQRIGDRVAVLMQGRLVTQCAPAEAWMRYPGTPCDFRDLLGHNWKEQPRWRS; encoded by the coding sequence ATGACGATCAGTGGTTTCTTCTCGAGCGAACTCAAATCGGTGGGGGAAGCCGCCGAACCGGCCCGCGCCGTGGTCTTCGTGCAGGGTCTTCACAAGTGGCACGGGATGTTCGAGTCCCTCCGGGGCGTCGACTTGGAGGTGACCCGTGGCGAGGTGGTGGTGATTCTGGGGCCGGACGGCGCAGGAAAGACGACCCTGATGGAAATACTGGGAGGTGTGCGTACCCCCTCCTCCGGTGTCGTGAAGGTTTTCGGCGAGGACCCGAGCTGCGCCGGTGAGGCGTGGCATGCGCGAACCGGCACGGTCCTCCAGATGTGGCGCGAGAACAGCGGGTGGCGAGTCCGTGACCTGCTCGAGTACTGCGCCGCGCGTTACGCATCGATCAGGACCCCCGGCTGTCCGCAGCCGCGTCCCGTGGGTGATGTGCTCGAACTCGTCCGCATGACCGGGAGCGCCGTGAAACGGCTCGGGGCGTTGCACGACGGGCAGCGTCGACGGTTCGACATCGCGTTTTCCCTCATCACTCGGCCCGAGATACTCCTCCTCGACGAACCGACCAAGGACTTGGGACCGGCCGCACGCGGCGAGTTCCACGAGGTCATCCGCTACTTGGCAACCGGGGAGGGCATGACTATCATCCTCACTACCCGCGATCTGGCCGAGGCGCAGAGGATCGGTGACAGGGTCGCGGTGTTGATGCAGGGCCGGTTGGTGACGCAGTGCGCCCCAGCGGAGGCGTGGATGCGATACCCGGGTACCCCGTGTGACTTCCGGGACCTGCTCGGTCACAACTGGAAGGAACAACCTCGGTGGAGATCCTGA
- a CDS encoding ABC transporter ATP-binding protein — protein sequence MEILNVRGLCKRYPSFELKDVSFAMQSGTIMGFVGRNGAGKSTTLKSMLNFVHPDAGGVEFFGLDFRNHELEIKERISFTFGEVNFYPKKRIRDVTDVFRRFFRSWDETAYRCLLERFELVETKKLDELSQGMRVKYAVALSLSHGAELILLDEPTSGLDPVSRDDLLDVFRDVVAENGASILFSTQIMTDLEKCADTITYIHKGRILASTTLGEFTGAYRNVSGESARTGDDVRGLLIGCRERDGRLEALIRAENAPTAEANGLQVGAADLESIMIHLERK from the coding sequence GTGGAGATCCTGAACGTCCGCGGCCTGTGCAAGCGGTACCCGTCCTTTGAACTGAAGGACGTCTCTTTCGCGATGCAGTCCGGCACCATCATGGGATTCGTCGGCAGGAACGGCGCGGGAAAATCAACGACGCTGAAGTCGATGCTGAACTTCGTCCACCCCGATGCGGGCGGTGTCGAGTTCTTCGGGCTCGATTTCCGGAACCACGAACTGGAGATCAAGGAACGCATCTCCTTCACCTTCGGGGAGGTGAACTTCTACCCGAAGAAACGGATCCGGGACGTCACCGACGTGTTCCGCCGGTTCTTCCGGTCCTGGGACGAGACCGCCTACCGCTGCCTGCTGGAGCGTTTCGAACTCGTCGAGACCAAGAAACTCGACGAACTCTCCCAGGGCATGCGCGTCAAATACGCGGTGGCGTTGTCGCTGTCGCACGGGGCCGAACTGATTCTCCTGGACGAACCCACCAGCGGGCTCGACCCGGTTTCCCGCGACGACCTGCTCGACGTGTTCCGTGATGTCGTCGCCGAAAATGGCGCCAGCATCCTGTTCTCCACCCAGATCATGACCGACCTGGAGAAGTGCGCCGACACCATCACCTACATCCACAAGGGCAGGATCCTCGCCAGCACAACCCTGGGGGAGTTCACCGGCGCCTACCGAAACGTCAGCGGCGAATCCGCTCGAACCGGCGACGACGTTCGCGGACTCCTGATCGGCTGCCGGGAACGCGACGGCCGGTTGGAGGCGCTGATCCGCGCCGAGAACGCCCCCACCGCCGAGGCCAACGGCCTCCAGGTGGGCGCGGCAGACCTCGAATCCATCATGATCCACCTCGAGCGGAAGTGA
- a CDS encoding ABC-2 transporter permease, with amino-acid sequence MTTAVKNLLLKELKLANLVLPVVMGSLCLLMLIPTYPLYVGLMYMCLAVFFTVMHFREANDVYFSMLLPIRKRDAVRARVLLCCLFEIAQLVVAIPVAVLRNVLYESNPAGIEANPALFGSALIMFTIFNFLLLTMHYKTAHNIGAPFVVAGVAVLLYISLAEVLIHIVPFLRTHLDVVGEHVGTQLIVLAIGATVFVAGNILTYRVAAARFERVDL; translated from the coding sequence GTGACCACCGCCGTGAAAAACCTGCTGCTGAAGGAACTCAAACTCGCGAACCTGGTGCTTCCCGTGGTGATGGGATCGCTCTGCCTCCTCATGCTCATCCCGACCTATCCCCTCTACGTCGGGCTCATGTACATGTGCCTCGCGGTGTTCTTCACCGTCATGCACTTTCGTGAGGCCAACGACGTCTACTTCTCCATGCTGCTGCCGATCCGGAAACGCGACGCGGTGCGCGCCCGGGTGCTGCTCTGCTGCCTCTTCGAGATCGCCCAGCTGGTGGTAGCCATCCCCGTCGCGGTGCTGCGCAACGTGCTCTACGAATCGAACCCCGCCGGAATCGAGGCCAATCCGGCTCTCTTCGGTTCCGCGCTGATCATGTTCACGATCTTCAACTTCCTGCTGCTGACGATGCACTACAAGACGGCCCACAACATCGGGGCACCGTTCGTGGTGGCGGGCGTGGCGGTGCTGCTCTACATCAGTCTCGCCGAGGTCCTGATCCACATCGTTCCCTTCCTCCGCACCCACCTGGACGTGGTGGGTGAGCACGTCGGGACGCAACTGATCGTCCTCGCGATCGGGGCCACGGTTTTCGTCGCGGGCAACATCCTCACCTACCGGGTCGCCGCCGCCCGCTTCGAGAGGGTCGACCTGTGA
- a CDS encoding Na+/H+ antiporter gives MEGLIIAVGVGIAVVAGNALAPKLRLPVPLTQVLLGFALAFVPGLESLHMPPEVVLLLFLPGLLFWESLTTSKNAIRRDLRGILITSTVFVVATAFAVAWIASSLGIPWEAALILGAAVAPPDATAAAALAKGLPRRQFMLLKAESLTNDGTALVVYTIAVGLALGGQYTPWDITRMAVVSFFGGILIGIAVAAVAYPAFRRLHEPITINMALLVTPYAAYLAAELVHASGVLAAVVAGLIISTLSNQLSTPESRTQAEHFWPLATSLLNGALFLLIGIETRLLVVNFSFSELLTLAGIAVGVAVTLVVSRFVFLQITVMIIRALDRRPEQRQRRLSYRARVVSAISAFRGGVSLAIALSIPLAMKDGSPFPYRDEVVLVAALAIVIGMAVQGPLLPKVIAWAAKGGHTGDDEEAELTEEQLTTEGRLAILEAVRPELPALAEQAGVSPRVAEAMEERLDDIAAHIGADDEEEDVAEIVALERLHGAVLRRKRELLGQFVRERRISDETARILRARMDLEEIHRNGYLPYE, from the coding sequence ATGGAGGGTCTCATCATCGCGGTCGGAGTCGGGATTGCGGTGGTGGCGGGCAACGCCCTGGCCCCCAAGTTGCGTCTTCCGGTGCCGTTGACGCAGGTCCTCCTCGGGTTCGCGCTGGCCTTCGTACCCGGCTTGGAGAGTCTTCACATGCCCCCCGAGGTGGTGCTGCTGCTGTTCCTCCCGGGCCTGTTGTTCTGGGAGAGCCTCACCACCTCCAAGAACGCCATCCGACGCGACCTGCGCGGCATCCTGATCACCTCGACGGTGTTCGTGGTGGCCACCGCCTTCGCCGTGGCGTGGATCGCGTCGTCGCTGGGGATCCCGTGGGAGGCGGCCCTGATCCTGGGTGCCGCCGTCGCCCCGCCCGATGCCACCGCCGCGGCCGCCCTGGCCAAGGGCCTGCCCCGCCGCCAGTTCATGCTGTTGAAGGCCGAGAGCCTCACCAACGACGGCACCGCCCTGGTGGTCTACACCATCGCCGTCGGCCTGGCGCTCGGCGGCCAGTACACCCCTTGGGACATCACGCGCATGGCCGTGGTCTCGTTCTTCGGTGGGATCCTCATCGGTATCGCCGTCGCCGCGGTCGCCTACCCGGCTTTTCGTCGCCTCCACGAGCCCATCACCATCAACATGGCCCTCCTGGTCACCCCGTACGCCGCCTATCTGGCCGCGGAACTGGTGCACGCCTCCGGTGTGCTGGCGGCGGTAGTGGCGGGCCTGATCATCTCGACGCTGTCGAACCAGCTCAGCACCCCCGAGTCGCGGACCCAGGCGGAACATTTCTGGCCGCTGGCCACCAGCCTGCTCAACGGCGCCCTGTTCCTGCTGATCGGCATCGAGACGCGCCTGCTGGTCGTCAACTTCAGTTTCTCCGAGCTCCTGACGCTGGCGGGCATCGCGGTCGGCGTGGCCGTGACCCTGGTGGTCTCCCGTTTCGTGTTCCTGCAGATCACGGTCATGATCATCCGCGCCCTCGACCGCCGGCCTGAACAGCGGCAACGGCGCCTGAGCTACCGGGCCCGGGTCGTCAGCGCGATCTCGGCCTTCCGCGGCGGGGTTTCCCTGGCGATCGCGCTGTCGATCCCCCTGGCCATGAAAGACGGTTCACCGTTCCCCTACCGCGACGAGGTGGTTCTCGTCGCCGCCCTCGCGATCGTGATCGGGATGGCGGTGCAGGGGCCGCTGCTGCCCAAGGTGATCGCGTGGGCCGCCAAGGGCGGTCACACCGGCGACGACGAAGAGGCCGAGCTGACCGAGGAACAGCTCACCACCGAGGGGCGGCTGGCGATCCTGGAGGCCGTTCGCCCCGAACTGCCCGCCCTGGCCGAGCAGGCAGGGGTTTCCCCACGGGTCGCCGAGGCCATGGAGGAGCGCCTCGACGACATCGCGGCCCACATCGGGGCTGACGACGAGGAGGAGGACGTGGCGGAGATCGTCGCCCTCGAACGCCTCCACGGGGCGGTTCTCCGACGGAAACGGGAGCTGCTGGGCCAGTTCGTCCGGGAACGGAGAATCAGCGACGAGACCGCCCGGATCCTGCGGGCCCGCATGGATCTGGAGGAGATCCACCGCAACGGTTACCTCCCCTACGAGTGA
- a CDS encoding DUF2087 domain-containing protein, with the protein MDTALFEERVKEIPRLRSCLSGGRVERWPRKQALRDMLFDIVVGCMQEGPTWTEREITQELAAITADPVTLRRALIDEERLVRSPDGSQYWLASKVASG; encoded by the coding sequence ATGGACACTGCCTTGTTCGAGGAACGAGTCAAGGAGATCCCGAGGTTGAGGAGTTGCCTCTCCGGTGGCCGGGTCGAGCGCTGGCCGCGAAAACAGGCGCTGCGTGACATGCTCTTCGACATCGTCGTCGGCTGCATGCAAGAAGGGCCTACATGGACGGAGCGTGAGATCACCCAGGAGCTGGCCGCGATCACGGCGGACCCCGTGACCTTGCGGCGCGCCCTCATCGACGAGGAACGGCTGGTGCGCTCACCTGACGGAAGCCAGTACTGGCTGGCATCGAAGGTTGCGTCCGGGTAG
- a CDS encoding ABC transporter permease: MSELTTQPTSRVVRPVPEPVGHWTINDVLFRWNLAQNGAMLPLFTLVQALVAGAVIVGFGFLIPSIDVPTAQFLSAGAPTVMIMVIGLVLCPQGVAHARTSGQFTYLRSLPVPRLLLFISDLVVWALIAAPAIPVTVLVAHLRYGFDYSFAWLPLIGGWLLVTVMATSVGYALAVLLSPQLAQLISQVLVFFVMLFSPVTFPASQLPGWFQALHDVLPFRPAGDLIRAGLLSDTYPVDMQDVLVLSAWTAFGVFFSIRALVSRD; this comes from the coding sequence ATGTCTGAGCTGACGACCCAGCCGACCAGCCGGGTAGTCCGACCGGTCCCCGAGCCGGTCGGCCACTGGACCATCAACGATGTCCTCTTCCGCTGGAACCTCGCCCAGAACGGGGCGATGCTTCCGCTGTTCACCCTGGTGCAGGCCCTGGTCGCCGGCGCCGTCATCGTCGGGTTCGGGTTCCTGATCCCGAGCATCGACGTGCCCACGGCCCAGTTCCTCTCCGCGGGCGCACCCACGGTCATGATCATGGTCATCGGCCTGGTCCTGTGTCCCCAGGGCGTCGCGCACGCACGCACCAGCGGCCAGTTCACCTACCTGCGTTCACTGCCGGTGCCCCGGCTGCTGCTGTTCATCTCCGACCTGGTCGTCTGGGCCCTGATTGCGGCGCCGGCCATCCCGGTCACCGTCCTGGTGGCACACCTGCGCTACGGGTTCGACTACAGCTTCGCCTGGTTGCCGCTGATCGGTGGATGGCTCCTGGTCACGGTCATGGCAACCTCGGTCGGCTACGCGCTCGCAGTGCTCCTGTCACCGCAGCTGGCCCAGCTCATCAGCCAGGTGCTGGTCTTCTTCGTCATGCTGTTCTCGCCGGTCACCTTCCCGGCCTCGCAGCTTCCGGGTTGGTTCCAGGCGCTGCACGACGTGCTGCCCTTCCGGCCGGCCGGCGACCTCATCCGGGCAGGGCTGTTGTCGGACACCTACCCGGTTGACATGCAGGACGTCCTCGTCCTCAGCGCATGGACAGCCTTCGGCGTGTTCTTCAGCATCCGCGCCCTGGTGAGCCGCGACTGA
- a CDS encoding ABC transporter ATP-binding protein → MSDVVLEVDGLTRRFGDVVANDQVDLRVRAGEVVGLLGHNGAGKTTLVSQVVGLLRPDSGSIRVAGVDAVAHPATVRRCVALQAQAQAPLDGLTPKSAIEIAGELRGMSRADARAAAERLADELDIREWFKRRALPEGGGLSGGVRRLTAFAMAAVSEVPLVILDEPTNDVDASRRRRLWDMVRRLGDEGAGVLLVTHNVVEAERVVDELVILERGCVVAAGSPTSLRASIDADLRLEVSLNPDGIDPTEDSTPFAVSRRVRIGRRVMLNVSADDAARAVSWANKLRSRDYIEGYALTPVTLEDAYLTVTATASNQEFANV, encoded by the coding sequence ATGAGCGATGTGGTACTAGAGGTCGACGGCTTGACGCGGCGTTTCGGCGATGTCGTGGCCAACGACCAGGTCGATCTCCGGGTTCGTGCCGGCGAGGTCGTCGGGCTGCTGGGCCATAACGGCGCAGGCAAGACGACCCTCGTCTCACAGGTAGTCGGCCTTCTTCGCCCGGACAGCGGAAGCATCCGGGTCGCCGGAGTGGACGCCGTGGCACACCCAGCCACGGTGCGACGCTGTGTCGCCCTCCAGGCGCAGGCCCAAGCGCCTCTCGACGGTCTCACGCCGAAGTCGGCCATCGAGATCGCCGGTGAGCTTCGAGGCATGTCCCGCGCGGATGCCCGCGCCGCGGCCGAGCGCCTCGCGGACGAACTCGACATCCGTGAGTGGTTCAAGCGCCGAGCGCTGCCCGAGGGCGGCGGTCTTTCCGGTGGTGTGCGTCGACTCACCGCGTTCGCCATGGCTGCCGTCAGCGAGGTCCCTCTCGTCATCCTCGACGAGCCGACCAACGATGTCGACGCATCGCGCCGTCGCCGCCTGTGGGACATGGTCCGCCGCCTCGGTGACGAGGGGGCCGGCGTCCTGCTCGTCACCCACAACGTCGTCGAGGCGGAGCGCGTCGTCGACGAACTCGTCATCCTCGAGCGTGGCTGTGTCGTGGCCGCCGGGTCGCCGACGTCGCTGCGCGCCAGCATCGACGCCGATCTGCGCCTCGAGGTCTCCCTCAACCCCGACGGCATCGACCCCACCGAGGATTCCACCCCCTTCGCCGTGAGCCGTCGCGTCCGCATCGGGCGGCGCGTGATGCTCAACGTCTCCGCCGACGACGCAGCACGGGCTGTGTCCTGGGCCAACAAGCTGCGTTCGCGCGACTACATCGAGGGCTACGCCCTCACCCCCGTGACCCTGGAAGACGCCTACCTCACAGTGACTGCCACCGCTTCGAACCAGGAGTTCGCGAATGTCTGA
- a CDS encoding TetR/AcrR family transcriptional regulator: protein MPALPPRRTRAEQKQQTRDALIAGALVAFSRDGYNRASLDSVAGQAGFSKGAVYSNFGSKAELFLAVMDYNLGALRGEDWDPFESAVRATGAQIDESISMDPAELVRGFGLATLEFITTAARDPSLTSALGERMRALLDAYGRLADRRRSEGETLTSRQIGYLMAALDQGATLLFLSGVSDVDGPLLRDGLRRLLLDTSGPAPDGAHSTPLADVDRIMNLLDEPPHD, encoded by the coding sequence GTGCCTGCCCTCCCCCCCCGACGGACCCGCGCCGAGCAGAAGCAGCAGACCAGAGACGCTTTGATCGCAGGCGCTCTGGTCGCGTTCAGTCGTGACGGCTACAACCGCGCCAGCCTCGACTCCGTGGCTGGTCAGGCGGGCTTCTCCAAGGGAGCTGTCTACTCCAACTTCGGCAGCAAGGCCGAGTTGTTCCTCGCGGTCATGGACTACAACTTGGGCGCGCTGCGCGGCGAGGACTGGGACCCGTTCGAGTCTGCCGTCCGGGCCACCGGCGCGCAGATCGACGAGTCCATCTCCATGGACCCCGCCGAGTTGGTCCGTGGTTTCGGTCTGGCAACCCTCGAGTTCATCACGACTGCCGCCCGTGACCCCTCCCTGACCAGCGCCCTCGGCGAGCGAATGCGCGCCCTCCTGGACGCCTACGGCCGCCTCGCCGACCGACGCCGCAGCGAGGGCGAGACCCTCACCTCCCGCCAGATCGGCTACCTCATGGCCGCTCTCGATCAGGGGGCCACGCTCCTGTTCCTGAGTGGCGTCTCCGACGTGGACGGCCCGCTGCTGCGAGACGGCCTCCGCCGGCTGCTCCTCGACACGAGCGGGCCGGCCCCCGATGGTGCTCACTCCACTCCGCTGGCCGACGTGGACCGGATCATGAACCTGCTCGACGAGCCGCCGCACGACTGA
- a CDS encoding SAVED domain-containing protein, with amino-acid sequence MGDRCGTAHGNRYDPTGPVFISYRQSDGTEHAKRLDRFLRAGGLVPWRDLVDLPPGETARRVHEAFEEGIAAAVLIVTPEIQQSQFVPAEELPELLKLEQEPHDFSLLVLNTIPKQDETASGDGRSQGDGVDAGQPSTDDAPADHLLGGCGRSDEAIDVSAPDRLLNTTGQPLEKLKQYGLGECRQLYRDLLHCRLGHLMRPAERYLPIGLPTGVVAAISSALGWLFGDQGIGDGEITIQTQTRPIPDAYTRRSGTTRLGREHDLAIRLRQDPDTGIPAVEDYRYLKETLPIMVDALYAHGVSGVTLTGGGHFSLGWALGTALPITRQGGLRVIDLQGNEWTDASRSDDQKTFHAVAGSFAEHTPQDPSLQEADRLHRVAVLIRNQNGQNQQPFDELKATCDESFEIVIEGSGDHFYPSNEGARLAKEIANELRKRGAGRELHIAWSAAVSLAPLVARRTNTLNCVLYELTQNPLVARQRYQKVLRVAAGMPHGPIIEVFDKVARPSKTTRVEGETRD; translated from the coding sequence ATGGGAGACAGATGCGGCACCGCCCACGGGAATCGCTACGACCCGACCGGGCCGGTTTTCATCTCGTATCGACAAAGCGACGGTACCGAGCACGCCAAGCGTTTGGACCGGTTCCTGCGCGCCGGCGGTCTCGTGCCCTGGCGTGACCTCGTTGATCTGCCCCCCGGTGAGACCGCCCGCCGCGTTCACGAGGCCTTCGAAGAAGGTATCGCTGCCGCCGTTCTCATCGTCACGCCCGAGATCCAGCAGAGCCAGTTCGTCCCCGCTGAGGAGCTTCCGGAACTGCTCAAACTCGAGCAGGAACCCCACGACTTCAGTCTTCTCGTCCTCAACACCATCCCCAAACAGGACGAGACGGCCTCCGGCGACGGCCGGTCGCAGGGAGACGGCGTGGATGCCGGGCAACCCTCAACCGACGATGCTCCTGCCGATCACCTGCTCGGCGGGTGTGGGCGATCGGATGAGGCCATCGACGTGTCGGCTCCCGACCGGCTGCTGAACACCACCGGCCAGCCGCTGGAGAAGCTGAAGCAGTACGGTCTCGGTGAGTGCCGTCAGCTGTACCGGGACCTCCTCCACTGCAGGCTCGGGCATCTCATGAGACCGGCGGAGCGGTACCTGCCGATCGGCCTGCCCACGGGTGTCGTCGCGGCGATCTCCAGTGCCCTCGGGTGGTTGTTCGGCGACCAGGGGATCGGTGACGGTGAGATCACCATCCAGACACAGACCCGCCCGATCCCCGACGCCTACACGCGCCGTTCCGGCACCACCCGTCTCGGTCGCGAGCACGACCTCGCCATCCGGCTGCGCCAGGACCCGGACACCGGCATCCCCGCCGTTGAGGATTACCGGTACCTGAAGGAGACGCTGCCGATCATGGTCGATGCCCTCTATGCCCACGGCGTGAGTGGTGTGACGCTGACCGGTGGCGGTCACTTCAGCCTCGGCTGGGCACTCGGCACCGCCCTGCCGATCACCCGGCAGGGCGGCCTGCGCGTCATCGACCTGCAGGGCAACGAGTGGACCGACGCCAGCCGCAGCGACGACCAGAAGACGTTCCACGCGGTCGCGGGGTCGTTCGCCGAGCACACACCCCAGGATCCTTCACTCCAGGAAGCCGACCGCTTGCACCGCGTCGCCGTCCTGATCCGCAACCAGAACGGCCAGAACCAACAGCCCTTCGACGAACTCAAGGCCACCTGCGACGAAAGTTTCGAGATCGTCATCGAGGGCAGCGGCGACCACTTCTACCCGTCCAACGAGGGCGCCCGCCTGGCCAAGGAGATCGCGAACGAGCTGCGCAAACGCGGTGCAGGCAGGGAACTGCACATTGCATGGTCGGCAGCGGTGTCGCTGGCGCCGCTGGTCGCGAGGCGAACCAACACCCTCAACTGTGTGCTCTACGAGCTGACCCAGAATCCGCTCGTGGCCAGGCAGCGCTACCAGAAGGTGCTGCGTGTGGCCGCGGGCATGCCGCACGGCCCCATTATCGAGGTCTTCGACAAGGTCGCTCGACCCAGCAAAACAACACGTGTGGAAGGAGAAACGCGTGACTGA